One Paraburkholderia sp. IMGN_8 DNA window includes the following coding sequences:
- a CDS encoding HlyD family secretion protein, which yields MTIRNIVGFVATAIIFIVAILIGRVLWVHYMDEPWTRDGRVRAEIVNVAPDVSGAVVDLAVKDNQLVKKGDLLMQIDPSHYEIAVEQAQAAVAARKAELQMRRDDAQRRADMDALVVSKESRENATHTASAADAAYQQALAALDAAKLNLARTRVVSPVDGYVTNLNVFRGDYATAGSAKLAIVDSHSFWVYGYFEETKLPHVRVGDKAEVRLMSGGTLQGHVESISRGIYDRDNPESRELLADVNPTFNWVRLAQRVPVRVRIDSVPDDVVLAAGITCTVVVNPG from the coding sequence ATGACCATCCGAAATATTGTGGGCTTCGTCGCGACAGCCATTATTTTTATCGTCGCGATTTTGATTGGACGCGTGTTGTGGGTTCACTACATGGATGAACCATGGACTCGTGATGGACGCGTGCGCGCTGAGATTGTGAATGTGGCGCCTGACGTCTCCGGCGCGGTTGTCGACCTAGCGGTGAAGGACAACCAGTTGGTAAAAAAGGGCGATCTGTTGATGCAGATCGATCCGTCGCACTATGAGATTGCTGTCGAGCAGGCTCAAGCTGCGGTTGCGGCGCGCAAAGCTGAGTTGCAGATGCGGCGGGATGATGCGCAGCGGCGCGCGGATATGGATGCTTTGGTCGTCTCCAAAGAGAGCCGTGAGAATGCTACTCACACGGCTTCTGCTGCTGATGCTGCTTATCAGCAAGCGCTGGCTGCGCTCGATGCGGCCAAGTTGAATCTTGCGCGGACGCGGGTTGTTTCGCCTGTGGACGGTTATGTCACTAACCTTAATGTTTTTCGTGGGGATTATGCGACTGCTGGCTCTGCCAAGCTGGCTATTGTCGATAGTCATTCCTTCTGGGTTTATGGGTACTTCGAAGAGACGAAGCTTCCTCATGTTCGCGTTGGAGATAAGGCCGAAGTTCGGCTGATGAGTGGTGGCACCCTCCAGGGGCACGTCGAGAGCATCTCTCGAGGGATTTATGATCGGGATAATCCCGAAAGCCGCGAGTTGCTGGCGGATGTGAATCCGACTTTCAACTGGGTGCGATTGGCACAGCGTGTGCCTGTTAGGGTTCGGATTGATTCCGTGCCTGATGATGTTGTGCTTGCAGCAGGCATTACTTGTACTGTTGTTGTTAATCCTGGTTGA
- a CDS encoding DUF1656 domain-containing protein, producing MPRDIAVFDAYVPAIVLLFIAGAALTWVLDRVIAYTGLYRVVWHPSLFRASLLVCMCGVLGLAVYR from the coding sequence ATGCCACGTGATATTGCCGTTTTCGACGCCTACGTGCCGGCCATCGTGCTGCTGTTTATCGCGGGCGCCGCGCTTACCTGGGTGTTGGACCGCGTGATTGCCTATACGGGCTTGTATCGCGTGGTGTGGCATCCATCCCTATTCCGGGCCAGCTTGCTCGTGTGTATGTGCGGCGTGCTGGGTCTCGCCGTTTATCGTTGA
- a CDS encoding IS30 family transposase, which translates to MERQRRPWLNTVQKAEIWKLWREGESLSAIARMLERQPSAVYRVVNRNGGIAPAARTRSARALTLAEREEISRALVADRTMGQIALQLGRSKSTISREIARNGGSHRYRAHEADANAWERARRPKVCALSGNGRLRRLVAARLKLQWAPVQIAGWLRREFRVNKDMQISHETIYRSLFIQARGVLKKELVEHLRTNRTMRQAKSASASGQNRGRIAGAVSISERPAEVEDRAVPGHWEGDLLAGSNNTYIATLVERHSRYVMLVKVAGKDTASVVSALIRQVNKLPKQLRGSLTWDRGTEMASHRNFTIATDVQVYFCDPRSPWQRGSNENTNGLLRQYFPKGKPVDGYSQAELNKVAARLNGRPRQTLQFMNPAEKLAETLGVALTG; encoded by the coding sequence ATGGAACGACAAAGAAGACCGTGGTTAAACACGGTGCAGAAGGCCGAAATCTGGAAGCTGTGGCGTGAGGGCGAGTCGCTGAGCGCAATCGCGCGGATGCTCGAGCGCCAGCCGAGTGCGGTTTATCGTGTGGTGAACAGGAACGGCGGGATTGCCCCGGCCGCCCGCACACGATCTGCGCGCGCGCTGACGCTGGCCGAGCGCGAGGAGATATCGCGAGCCCTGGTCGCAGACAGAACGATGGGCCAGATTGCACTGCAACTGGGGCGCTCGAAATCGACCATCAGCCGGGAAATCGCGCGTAACGGCGGCAGCCACAGGTATCGGGCGCACGAGGCCGATGCGAACGCCTGGGAGCGTGCACGGCGGCCGAAGGTGTGTGCGCTGTCGGGCAATGGGCGCCTGCGCCGGCTGGTGGCAGCCAGGCTCAAATTACAATGGGCCCCTGTACAGATAGCGGGGTGGCTCAGGCGCGAGTTCCGGGTCAACAAGGACATGCAGATATCTCACGAGACGATCTACCGGAGCCTGTTCATCCAGGCGCGCGGGGTCCTTAAAAAGGAACTCGTTGAGCATCTTCGTACGAACCGCACGATGCGCCAGGCAAAGAGCGCCTCGGCAAGCGGCCAGAACAGGGGCAGGATAGCCGGGGCAGTGTCGATCAGCGAAAGGCCAGCCGAGGTGGAGGACCGTGCGGTACCGGGCCATTGGGAAGGCGATCTGCTGGCGGGCTCGAACAACACCTACATTGCCACACTGGTGGAGCGGCACTCGCGTTATGTGATGCTGGTCAAGGTGGCAGGCAAGGACACGGCAAGCGTGGTGTCCGCGCTGATCAGGCAGGTGAACAAACTGCCCAAACAACTGCGTGGATCACTGACATGGGACCGCGGCACGGAGATGGCGAGCCACCGGAACTTCACGATTGCCACGGACGTGCAGGTGTATTTCTGCGATCCGCGAAGCCCATGGCAACGGGGCAGCAACGAGAACACGAATGGCCTGCTGCGTCAGTACTTCCCCAAAGGCAAGCCGGTGGACGGCTATTCGCAGGCGGAATTGAACAAGGTCGCCGCGCGCCTGAACGGTCGACCCCGTCAGACCTTGCAATTTATGAACCCTGCTGAAAAACTGGCAGAAACGTTGGGTGTTGCATTGACCGGTTGA
- a CDS encoding methyl-accepting chemotaxis protein, whose translation MKAVSLGGQKGAGFVPEGEAAGKSQSHGQGGRGPAVRLKGLSVKAMLRLAFAVLLIGTLAIGVFSLTQISRLNGSAQSIYDQGHVASRAAEEARGHMLRASRAQKMLLTATTAKERDELGADIDKGLSGLAAQLGTLQQYVEASDAKAVDQQKKFAAAVATWSGHLRDFVTLVKAQPLDLSQMNWQVGTQDVSLLVETGKLEKLVDELVAQRGTAAKATIEASGFIYHSSFVMIAVMTVALIVLAFGISEWVVRRLGAQLGGEPGYAKEIASRIAAGDLSNQIVLGRKDKSSMLYALHDMQNGLSTTVSDIAASADAIATASGEISMGNQDLSQRTEQQAMALERTASSMEQLTSTVRQNADNAKQASTLANNASEIAEKGGDVVSRVVATMNEINDSARSIGDIIGVIEGIAFQTNILALNAAVEAARAGEEGRGFSVVAAEVRNLAQRSAAAAKEIKGLISTSVERVSNGSTLAQDAGQTMDEVVKAVKRVTDIMGEISAASSEQSAGIEEINLAVTQMDSGTQQNAALVEQATAAARSLDDQARGLKLMVGKFRL comes from the coding sequence ATGAAAGCAGTTTCGCTGGGTGGCCAGAAGGGCGCGGGGTTCGTACCGGAAGGAGAAGCGGCAGGCAAATCGCAATCGCATGGGCAGGGCGGCCGGGGACCGGCTGTGCGTCTCAAGGGCTTGTCGGTGAAGGCGATGTTGCGGCTGGCGTTCGCGGTGCTGCTGATCGGCACGCTTGCGATCGGCGTGTTTTCGCTTACCCAGATCAGCCGCCTGAACGGTTCCGCGCAGTCCATCTACGACCAGGGGCACGTCGCCAGCCGCGCCGCCGAGGAGGCGCGCGGCCACATGCTGCGCGCGAGCCGCGCGCAAAAGATGCTGCTGACCGCGACCACCGCGAAGGAGCGCGACGAACTCGGCGCCGACATCGATAAGGGTTTGAGCGGCCTTGCCGCGCAACTCGGCACGCTGCAACAGTACGTCGAAGCCTCCGACGCCAAGGCCGTCGATCAGCAGAAGAAATTCGCCGCTGCGGTCGCTACGTGGAGCGGTCACTTGCGCGATTTCGTGACGCTGGTGAAAGCGCAGCCGCTCGATCTGTCGCAGATGAACTGGCAGGTCGGCACGCAGGACGTGTCGCTGCTGGTCGAAACCGGCAAGCTCGAAAAACTCGTCGACGAACTGGTCGCACAGCGCGGCACGGCTGCGAAGGCGACCATCGAGGCGTCGGGCTTTATTTATCACTCGTCGTTCGTGATGATCGCGGTGATGACGGTCGCGCTGATCGTGCTGGCGTTCGGCATCAGCGAATGGGTGGTGCGACGCCTGGGCGCGCAACTCGGCGGCGAGCCGGGATACGCGAAGGAGATTGCCAGCCGGATCGCGGCGGGCGATCTGTCGAATCAGATCGTGCTGGGCCGCAAGGATAAGTCGAGCATGTTGTACGCGCTGCACGACATGCAGAACGGCCTCTCGACCACTGTCTCCGACATTGCAGCGAGCGCCGATGCGATTGCGACTGCATCGGGCGAGATTTCGATGGGCAACCAGGACTTGTCGCAGCGCACCGAGCAACAGGCGATGGCGCTCGAGCGGACTGCGAGCAGCATGGAGCAGTTGACGTCGACGGTACGGCAGAACGCGGACAACGCGAAGCAGGCGAGCACGCTGGCCAATAACGCCTCGGAGATCGCCGAGAAGGGCGGCGACGTGGTGAGCCGCGTGGTCGCGACGATGAATGAGATCAACGATAGCGCGCGGAGTATTGGCGACATCATTGGCGTGATTGAGGGGATTGCTTTTCAGACCAATATTCTGGCTTTGAATGCGGCTGTTGAGGCTGCGCGGGCTGGTGAAGAAGGGCGTGGGTTTTCTGTTGTTGCTGCCGAAGTACGGAATCTGGCTCAGCGGAGTGCGGCTGCTGCAAAGGAGATCAAGGGGTTGATCAGTACCTCTGTCGAGCGGGTGAGCAATGGGTCGACTTTGGCCCAGGATGCTGGGCAGACTATGGATGAAGTCGTTAAGGCCGTGAAGCGCGTGACCGACATCATGGGAGAGATTTCGGCTGCTTCTTCCGAGCAGAGTGCTGGGATTGAAGAGATTAACCTTGCGGTTACGCAGATGGATTCTGGTACTCAACAGAATGCCGCTCTTGTTGAGCAGGCTACTGCGGCTGCTCGGTCTTTGGATGATCAGGCGCGGGGGTTGAAGTTGATGGTAGGGAAGTTTAGGTTGTAA
- a CDS encoding MFS transporter, giving the protein METSLEKSALAGASAGTANPVHLAAVQPAAKVQRTVYSVLGAISFSHLLNDMIQSLILAIYPMLKDNFSLSFGQIGLITLTYQITASLLQPLVGIYTDKHPKPYSLPVGMGFTLAGLLLMSVAPSFSVLLVAAALVGCGSSVFHPESSRVARMASGGRHGLAQSLFQVGGNAGSSLGPLLAALIVIPHGQRSIAWFSVAALVAIVVLAQIGRWYKQHPSVKKARNVAGHATLSRNKVMFAMGVLILLVFSKYFYLASINSYFTFYLIDKFHLPVQAAQVHLFVFLAAVAAGTVIGGPIGDRIGRKYVICVSILGVAPFTLLLPYANLFWTGVLTVIIGVVLASAFSAILVYAQELIPGKVGMVAGLFFGFAFGMGGIGAAVLGQLADATSIAYVYKVCSFLPLIGMLTVFLPDVEGKRAQA; this is encoded by the coding sequence ATGGAAACGAGCCTCGAAAAAAGCGCCCTTGCCGGCGCGTCAGCCGGTACCGCTAATCCCGTCCACCTCGCCGCCGTGCAGCCGGCGGCCAAAGTCCAGCGCACGGTCTATTCCGTGCTCGGTGCGATCAGCTTTTCGCACCTGCTCAACGACATGATCCAGTCGCTGATTCTGGCCATCTACCCAATGCTGAAAGACAACTTTTCGTTGTCCTTCGGCCAGATCGGCCTGATTACGCTGACCTACCAGATCACCGCGTCGCTGCTGCAACCGCTCGTCGGCATCTATACGGATAAGCATCCGAAGCCGTATTCGCTGCCGGTCGGCATGGGCTTCACGCTCGCCGGCCTGCTGCTGATGTCGGTCGCGCCGAGTTTCAGCGTGCTGCTGGTGGCGGCGGCGCTGGTCGGCTGCGGCTCGTCGGTGTTTCATCCGGAGTCGTCGCGGGTAGCGCGGATGGCCTCGGGTGGTCGTCACGGTCTTGCGCAGTCGCTGTTCCAGGTGGGCGGCAATGCGGGTTCGTCGCTCGGACCGCTGCTCGCCGCGTTGATCGTGATTCCGCACGGCCAGCGCAGCATCGCGTGGTTTTCGGTGGCGGCGCTCGTCGCGATCGTCGTGCTCGCGCAGATCGGCCGCTGGTACAAGCAGCATCCGTCGGTGAAGAAGGCGCGCAATGTGGCCGGGCACGCGACGCTGTCGCGCAACAAGGTCATGTTCGCGATGGGCGTACTGATCCTGCTGGTGTTCTCGAAGTACTTCTACCTCGCCAGCATCAACAGCTACTTCACCTTCTATCTGATCGACAAATTCCATCTGCCGGTGCAGGCCGCGCAGGTCCATCTGTTCGTGTTCCTCGCGGCGGTTGCGGCGGGCACGGTGATCGGCGGTCCGATCGGCGACAGGATCGGCCGCAAATATGTGATCTGTGTGTCGATCCTCGGCGTCGCGCCGTTCACGCTGCTGCTGCCGTATGCCAACCTGTTCTGGACCGGCGTGCTGACCGTGATCATCGGCGTGGTGCTGGCCTCGGCGTTCTCGGCGATCCTCGTCTATGCGCAGGAGCTGATCCCCGGCAAAGTAGGGATGGTTGCGGGGTTGTTCTTCGGTTTCGCGTTCGGCATGGGCGGGATCGGCGCGGCCGTGCTCGGCCAGTTGGCCGACGCCACCAGCATCGCGTATGTGTACAAGGTCTGCTCGTTCCTGCCGCTGATCGGCATGCTGACGGTGTTTCTGCCGGATGTCGAAGGCAAGCGCGCGCAAGCTTGA